From the Desulfosarcina sp. BuS5 genome, one window contains:
- a CDS encoding IS3 family transposase (programmed frameshift): protein MGKIRKNYSASFKAKVALETVKKEKTISQLSSEYGVHSNQINQWRKRLLEELPDIFSKKRQKKEKDAEEFQAELYQQIGQLKVELDWLKKKLTFSIDIKRQYIEPNHSLIPVMRQCDLLGINRSTYYYQSCKDESYNLALMRLIDEEYTRYPFYGVEKMTAVLKRQGHTVNPKRIRRLMRLMGLEAIYPKPNLSKASKEHKIYPYLLRGVSIEQVDQVWSTDITYIRLNSGFIYLVAVIDWFSRYVLSYEFSTTLDKDFCIKALQGALKIAKPKIFNTDQGSQFTSDAFTGVLKKADVKISMDGRGRALDNIFVERLWRTVKYERVYLHNYETVREAIQNIGEYFGFYNNERLHQSLDYQTPAEIYFKTFPG, encoded by the exons ATGGGTAAAATTCGAAAAAATTACAGTGCATCATTCAAAGCTAAAGTAGCGCTTGAAACGGTTAAAAAGGAAAAGACGATTTCTCAACTATCTAGTGAATATGGAGTTCATTCAAATCAAATAAATCAATGGCGAAAGCGTCTATTAGAAGAATTGCCCGATATATTTTCAAAAAAGCGTCAAAAAAAAGAAAAAGACGCTGAAGAATTCCAGGCGGAGCTTTACCAGCAAATCGGCCAATTAAAGGTCGAATTGGACTGGCTAAAAAAAAAA CTAACCTTCTCAATTGATATAAAGCGTCAATACATTGAGCCGAATCATTCTTTGATACCGGTAATGCGCCAGTGTGATCTTTTGGGAATAAACAGATCAACCTATTACTATCAATCCTGCAAAGATGAGAGCTATAACCTGGCTCTCATGCGATTGATAGACGAAGAATATACCCGATATCCGTTCTACGGTGTTGAAAAAATGACGGCCGTATTAAAGCGACAAGGGCACACTGTTAATCCTAAACGAATAAGACGTTTGATGCGGCTTATGGGACTTGAAGCTATATATCCAAAACCAAATTTGAGCAAAGCATCAAAAGAGCATAAAATTTATCCATACTTGCTGCGAGGCGTTTCCATTGAGCAAGTTGACCAGGTGTGGTCAACGGATATTACCTATATCCGTTTGAATTCAGGTTTTATCTATCTTGTAGCAGTGATAGACTGGTTTAGTCGGTATGTCCTGAGCTACGAATTTTCAACCACATTGGATAAGGATTTTTGTATAAAAGCCTTACAGGGTGCCTTAAAAATTGCAAAACCTAAGATTTTTAACACGGATCAAGGCAGTCAGTTTACCAGTGATGCCTTTACCGGCGTTTTAAAAAAAGCCGATGTGAAGATCAGCATGGACGGCCGGGGCCGTGCTCTGGATAACATTTTCGTAGAGCGCCTTTGGCGTACCGTGAAATATGAACGTGTTTATCTTCACAATTATGAGACCGTCAGGGAGGCTATTCAAAACATTGGAGAATATTTTGGCTTTTACAATAATGAACGACTCCATCAATCTTTGGATTACCAGACCCCGGCAGAGATATATTTTAAAACTTTTCCAGGGTAA
- a CDS encoding ORF6N domain-containing protein gives MTEIMPMEKITGKIYLIRNIKVMLDRDLAELYGVETSQLKRAVRRHIDRFPEDFMFELTKDELKNWRCQIGTSNSNVKMGLRYRPMAFTEQGVAMLSSVLNSKRAIHVNIQIMRAFTQIRRMLSTHEDLKRKIEHMESKYDEQFRIVFDAIKQLIETESKPTRKIGF, from the coding sequence ATGACAGAAATTATGCCAATGGAAAAAATAACCGGAAAAATATATCTTATCCGCAACATCAAGGTAATGCTGGACAGGGATTTGGCAGAGCTTTACGGTGTGGAAACAAGCCAGTTAAAAAGAGCTGTAAGAAGACATATTGACCGTTTTCCTGAAGACTTCATGTTTGAATTGACAAAAGATGAGTTGAAAAATTGGAGATGCCAAATTGGCACCTCCAATAGCAATGTTAAGATGGGGTTAAGATATAGACCTATGGCATTTACCGAACAAGGCGTTGCCATGCTTTCAAGTGTACTTAACAGCAAAAGAGCTATCCATGTCAACATCCAGATTATGAGAGCATTCACACAAATCAGGCGAATGCTTTCAACACATGAAGATTTAAAAAGAAAAATAGAGCACATGGAAAGCAAATATGATGAACAGTTCAGGATAGTATTTGATGCCATAAAGCAATTGATAGAAACAGAGAGTAAGCCGACAAGGAAGATTGGCTTCTGA
- a CDS encoding tyrosine-type recombinase/integrase: protein MPAQKQYKTNYPGVRYINGKAIGANKPEKIYYITYRKAGKLINEKAGRQFQDDMTPARASHLRAERIQGAKSNSEKREAEEARKKTEAGKWTINKLFNEYIQSRPDNKSRKTDAGRYKKYIQPVFCNKEPQKIAPLEVDRLRLRLKKKLAPQTVKHVLNLLTWITSFGVKKGLCKGLSFHVQKPVVNNIKTEDLTPGQLSRLLKVLETESNVQAANLMKMALFTGMRRGELFKLRWKDIDFEKGFINIRSPKGGVDQKIPLNNEARAILEGHVRTGSEYIFPGQNGGMRITVRSAANKIKKRAGLPKDFRPLHGLRHVYASMLASSGKVDIVHLAKIIDA, encoded by the coding sequence ATGCCCGCACAAAAACAATACAAAACAAACTATCCTGGAGTACGTTACATTAATGGAAAAGCTATCGGCGCAAATAAGCCGGAAAAGATTTACTACATAACGTATCGCAAAGCAGGCAAATTGATTAACGAAAAGGCTGGCCGGCAGTTCCAGGACGATATGACACCTGCCCGGGCTTCACATTTACGGGCGGAACGGATACAAGGGGCGAAATCGAACAGTGAAAAAAGGGAAGCCGAAGAAGCCAGAAAGAAAACTGAAGCAGGCAAATGGACGATAAACAAACTGTTTAATGAATACATACAAAGCAGGCCTGATAACAAATCACGTAAGACAGATGCAGGTCGATATAAAAAATACATACAGCCTGTGTTCTGCAACAAAGAGCCGCAAAAAATAGCGCCGCTTGAAGTTGACCGTTTGAGGCTAAGGTTAAAAAAAAAGTTGGCACCCCAGACAGTTAAACACGTTTTGAATCTTTTAACATGGATTACCAGCTTTGGTGTGAAAAAAGGATTATGCAAAGGGCTGTCTTTCCATGTACAAAAACCAGTAGTGAATAACATCAAGACCGAAGATTTAACACCTGGTCAACTATCACGATTACTAAAAGTCCTTGAAACTGAATCGAACGTCCAAGCTGCTAACTTGATGAAAATGGCACTATTTACAGGAATGCGAAGAGGCGAATTGTTCAAGCTTAGGTGGAAGGATATTGACTTCGAGAAGGGTTTTATCAATATCAGATCACCCAAAGGTGGGGTTGACCAGAAAATTCCATTAAATAATGAAGCCAGAGCCATATTAGAAGGGCATGTGAGAACCGGCAGCGAGTATATATTTCCCGGCCAAAATGGAGGAATGCGGATAACTGTCAGGAGTGCTGCAAATAAAATAAAAAAACGTGCCGGACTACCGAAGGACTTCAGGCCTCTTCACGGTTTAAGGCACGTATACGCATCAATGTTGGCTTCAAGCGGCAAGGTTGATATTGTACACCTTGCAAAAATTATTGACGCATAA
- the pyk gene encoding pyruvate kinase, whose translation MSFSANKTKIVCTIGPASDSPEILEKMILAGMNVARLNFSHGDFLSHGEVIKKIRAASKATGRRIAIMADLPGPKMRIGQLAQEPVDLKTGDKISLTTEEIVGNADQVSVSFAGLPQSVKQGDTLYINDGYIELKVDSIGGNNVQCIVIVGGELNSRKGLNLPGIDLGISAFTPNDHECLKFAMEHGVEAVSQSFVENADDITAVRDAAAALGGNPFIIAKIERSGARNHINEIIEAADGIMIARGDLGVEIPIEHIALAQKHLTQLANRKGKPIITATQMLESMTTNRRPTRAEATDVANAILDGTDCVMLSGESARGLYPVDAVAMLAGIAASIEPHRSLYPIQEAMRTRKGDDEPKLADLIALSVETILKRITPATVIVPTHGGVTARSITRFRLPVWITAVSSQVKTCQDLMFSYGVCPVHEPVHPDNWKEWSENWIKLQGEDGHLVVLTEGPSRKRPDRNNRVEIIDLSRCLPRKV comes from the coding sequence ATGTCTTTTTCAGCCAATAAAACCAAAATTGTTTGCACTATCGGTCCTGCGTCGGATTCTCCGGAAATTCTGGAAAAAATGATTCTTGCCGGTATGAACGTAGCGCGTCTGAATTTTTCTCATGGCGATTTTTTAAGTCACGGGGAAGTTATAAAAAAAATTCGGGCTGCATCTAAAGCAACCGGACGGAGGATTGCAATTATGGCGGATTTGCCCGGGCCCAAAATGCGCATCGGACAATTGGCGCAAGAACCGGTCGACTTAAAGACCGGCGATAAAATTTCACTTACCACCGAAGAAATTGTCGGCAACGCTGACCAGGTCTCAGTAAGTTTTGCAGGTCTGCCACAGTCCGTTAAACAGGGAGACACGCTTTATATAAATGATGGTTATATCGAACTTAAAGTCGATAGTATAGGAGGAAACAACGTTCAATGCATAGTTATTGTAGGCGGTGAACTTAATTCACGAAAAGGCCTGAATCTGCCAGGCATTGATCTTGGTATAAGCGCATTTACTCCTAACGATCATGAATGCCTTAAATTTGCCATGGAACATGGGGTGGAGGCAGTAAGCCAATCTTTTGTTGAAAATGCCGACGACATAACCGCCGTTCGCGACGCTGCCGCCGCTTTGGGAGGAAATCCGTTTATTATAGCCAAGATAGAACGCTCGGGAGCGCGTAATCACATCAATGAAATCATCGAAGCTGCTGATGGTATCATGATCGCCCGTGGTGATTTGGGAGTTGAAATACCTATAGAACATATCGCCCTTGCTCAAAAGCACCTGACGCAACTGGCAAATCGAAAAGGAAAGCCGATTATCACCGCAACCCAGATGCTGGAGTCTATGACAACGAATAGGCGTCCGACTCGTGCAGAAGCTACGGATGTGGCCAATGCTATTTTAGACGGCACCGATTGTGTGATGCTTTCCGGAGAGTCGGCAAGGGGTTTGTATCCTGTAGATGCCGTGGCCATGTTGGCCGGTATCGCTGCATCCATAGAGCCGCACCGCTCGCTTTATCCCATCCAGGAAGCTATGCGAACCCGTAAAGGAGATGATGAACCGAAACTTGCAGATTTGATTGCATTGAGTGTTGAGACCATTTTAAAACGGATTACTCCGGCGACTGTTATTGTGCCTACTCACGGAGGGGTTACCGCCAGAAGCATTACACGTTTCAGGCTTCCGGTATGGATAACGGCTGTCAGTTCCCAGGTAAAAACATGTCAGGATCTCATGTTTTCTTATGGGGTCTGCCCGGTTCATGAACCGGTTCATCCGGATAACTGGAAAGAATGGTCAGAAAACTGGATAAAATTACAAGGGGAAGATGGCCACCTGGTTGTCCTGACGGAAGGTCCTTCGCGAAAGCGTCCGGATAGAAATAATCGGGTAGAGATTATAGATCTCAGCCGATGCTTGCCGCGTAAAGTGTAA